A window of Pseudodesulfovibrio hydrargyri contains these coding sequences:
- a CDS encoding DUF3431 domain-containing protein, translating into MREDIRVIIARYREDVSWAEALGCDHVVYDKGGDGGPGTRPLPNIGREAHTYFTHIVNEYDVLSPLNVFLQGDPFDHIDDRGRATVETLRKQLEDVADRGMPFKGLAWFKLKSDRLGRPHDLRKPENEGRWAGWGRDIPVGEIFELLFDAPMPREIVCRAPTGNFCVTGERIRTRPKAFYEFCLRLTEADPHDQGNTGHAFERLWQHIFNGNTAWNRDRYE; encoded by the coding sequence GTGCGTGAAGACATCCGGGTGATCATTGCCAGATACCGCGAGGACGTGTCCTGGGCCGAGGCCCTCGGGTGTGATCACGTGGTCTACGACAAGGGCGGCGACGGAGGCCCGGGCACCCGCCCGCTGCCGAACATCGGGCGCGAGGCGCACACCTATTTCACCCACATCGTCAACGAGTACGACGTCCTCTCCCCTCTGAACGTCTTCCTGCAGGGCGACCCCTTTGATCATATCGATGATCGCGGCCGGGCCACGGTCGAGACCTTGCGGAAACAGCTTGAAGACGTTGCGGATCGCGGCATGCCCTTCAAGGGGCTTGCCTGGTTCAAGCTCAAAAGCGACCGGCTGGGCCGCCCGCATGACCTGCGCAAGCCCGAGAACGAGGGGCGCTGGGCCGGTTGGGGCCGGGACATCCCGGTGGGCGAGATATTCGAGCTTCTGTTCGACGCGCCCATGCCGCGCGAGATCGTCTGTCGCGCGCCCACGGGCAATTTCTGCGTGACCGGCGAGCGCATCCGCACCCGGCCCAAGGCCTTCTACGAGTTCTGTCTGCGGTTGACCGAGGCCGACCCCCATGACCAGGGCAACACGGGCCACGCCTTCGAACGGCTGTGGCAGCACATCTTCAACGGCAACACGGCCTGGAACCGTGACCGGTACGAGTAG
- a CDS encoding LarC family nickel insertion protein, translating into MSTVYLDCSTGVSGDMLLAALSHALEEWLGPGSGFDFLEKELSGLGLDGFGLKWTEKRIAGLRTRHVDVLQTREQPLRHYADLCRIIERSGLGGRAGERSIRALRLLGEAEAKVHGVDLEQVHFHEIGAVDTLADICGSMLLLDALEAEETVCSPVDLGSGFVDCAHGRMPVPAPACAELAKGLTTFGSDCSMERATPTGLAILRTVADRFGSLPMGTLLGVGYGSGGRSSDEQPTYVRAMVLEKVAEG; encoded by the coding sequence ATGAGCACGGTCTACCTCGATTGTTCCACGGGCGTGAGCGGCGACATGCTTCTTGCGGCCCTGAGCCACGCCTTGGAGGAGTGGCTCGGCCCCGGCAGCGGGTTCGATTTTTTGGAAAAGGAGCTGAGCGGGCTCGGCCTGGACGGCTTCGGGCTCAAGTGGACGGAAAAGCGCATCGCGGGCTTACGCACCAGGCACGTGGACGTACTCCAGACCAGGGAACAACCCCTGCGCCACTATGCGGACCTGTGCCGGATCATCGAACGGAGCGGCTTGGGCGGCCGGGCCGGGGAACGGTCCATACGGGCCTTGCGCCTGCTCGGCGAGGCCGAAGCCAAGGTCCACGGCGTGGATCTGGAGCAGGTCCACTTTCATGAGATCGGCGCTGTGGACACCCTTGCGGACATTTGCGGTTCCATGCTCCTCCTGGACGCCCTGGAGGCCGAGGAAACGGTCTGCAGCCCGGTCGATCTGGGGTCGGGCTTCGTGGACTGCGCCCACGGCAGAATGCCAGTCCCGGCCCCTGCTTGCGCGGAACTGGCCAAGGGGTTGACCACCTTTGGCTCCGACTGCTCCATGGAGCGGGCCACGCCCACGGGCCTGGCTATCTTGCGGACGGTTGCGGACCGCTTCGGTTCCCTGCCCATGGGCACCCTCCTCGGGGTGGGATACGGTTCGGGCGGACGCTCCTCGGACGAGCAGCCCACCTATGTCCGGGCCATGGTCTTGGAGAAGGTTGCGGAAGGATAG
- the larE gene encoding ATP-dependent sacrificial sulfur transferase LarE: MSIEQLATHIAERSSDAGCVAVALSGGVDSGLVAAAAKLALGSRAVACTLVSELTPARDRERAMEVAERIGIEHRILKVSALSVPEVRRNQIDRCYHCKCLVFRAIKEELGDECLLLDGTNADDPSDRPGLKAVREFKVFSPLADLGLGKSHIRALAFDAGLPNWETPSESCLATRIPLGVELSAEDLHRVEVLENYLHSLGLDTVRVRPDNLMATVEYLPQYSEIIAENRDKIVALAIKIGLQSCTFKEWVE; this comes from the coding sequence ATGAGCATTGAACAACTTGCAACACATATCGCCGAGCGATCGAGCGACGCCGGTTGCGTGGCTGTGGCCCTGTCCGGCGGGGTCGACAGCGGGCTGGTGGCCGCCGCGGCCAAACTCGCCCTCGGTTCCCGGGCCGTGGCCTGTACCCTGGTCAGCGAACTGACCCCGGCGCGGGACAGGGAGCGGGCCATGGAAGTGGCCGAACGCATAGGCATCGAACACCGCATCCTCAAGGTCTCGGCCCTGTCCGTGCCCGAGGTCCGGCGCAACCAGATAGACCGGTGCTACCACTGTAAGTGCTTGGTTTTCAGGGCCATAAAGGAAGAACTTGGCGACGAGTGCCTGCTTCTGGACGGGACCAACGCGGACGACCCGTCGGACCGTCCCGGCCTCAAGGCCGTGCGCGAATTCAAGGTCTTCTCCCCCTTGGCCGATCTCGGCCTGGGCAAGTCGCACATCCGTGCCCTGGCCTTTGACGCCGGGCTGCCCAACTGGGAGACCCCGTCGGAAAGCTGCCTGGCCACCCGCATACCCCTTGGCGTCGAACTGTCCGCCGAGGATCTGCATCGGGTCGAAGTCCTGGAAAATTATCTGCATTCGCTCGGCCTGGACACGGTCCGCGTCCGGCCTGATAATCTGATGGCAACCGTGGAGTATCTTCCGCAGTATTCAGAAATCATAGCGGAAAATCGTGATAAGATCGTGGCGCTGGCAATCAAGATCGGGCTCCAATCATGCACTTTCAAGGAGTGGGTTGAATGA
- a CDS encoding MATE family efflux transporter encodes MNMVKRWHAQGGYKEALNIGFPLVVSMISNTVMTFTDRIFLGNYSLEALAASLPANVMSFLFLSFFMGVSEYVNVFIAQYTGACRPADVGRALWQGIWFCVPSGLFLAALLFLAEPMFRLGGHPPAIQRLEVIYFQILTVGSLPCLLGLCLSNFFAGRGLTKPVMLISMGSIFINVPLDYCLINGIGPFPEMGIAGAGLATVIGFIVPVIVYGLLIFTKKNEAVYKVRTAWRFDRELFGRFLHFGLPGGVQFFLDMFAISFFVFIVGRFGPVELASTSAVFSIYNLAFLPTIGMHVAASIMVGLAMGDNNPNRAAFSTHSVLHLALAYMGVMAVVFWFMPEFLLNLFRPRDAAGADFDAVLIMGEVLMRYCSVFTLLDAVAIVYMGGLKGAGDTRFIMAVMGASSIVCIVIPLLVLNGLSVTSIHGPWIFLLVYVMILASTFTYRFTRGPWRRIDLIGRDKPERS; translated from the coding sequence ATGAATATGGTCAAACGGTGGCATGCGCAGGGCGGGTACAAGGAGGCTCTGAACATAGGGTTTCCGCTGGTCGTCAGCATGATCTCCAATACGGTCATGACTTTCACGGACCGCATCTTTCTGGGCAACTATTCGCTGGAGGCTTTGGCCGCCTCGCTGCCGGCGAACGTCATGTCCTTCCTGTTCCTTTCCTTTTTCATGGGCGTGTCCGAATACGTCAACGTGTTCATCGCCCAGTACACGGGCGCGTGCCGTCCGGCCGATGTAGGGCGCGCCCTGTGGCAGGGCATCTGGTTCTGCGTCCCGTCAGGGCTGTTCCTGGCCGCCCTGCTGTTTCTCGCCGAACCCATGTTCCGGCTGGGTGGACATCCCCCGGCCATCCAGCGGCTCGAGGTTATTTACTTCCAGATTCTCACTGTGGGCAGCCTGCCCTGCCTGCTCGGCCTGTGCCTGTCCAACTTCTTTGCCGGGCGCGGGCTGACCAAACCGGTCATGCTCATCAGCATGGGTTCGATCTTCATCAACGTGCCGCTGGACTACTGCCTGATCAACGGTATTGGCCCGTTCCCGGAGATGGGCATTGCCGGGGCCGGTCTGGCCACCGTCATCGGGTTCATCGTTCCTGTGATCGTCTACGGACTGCTCATCTTCACCAAAAAGAACGAAGCCGTTTACAAGGTCCGGACCGCATGGCGGTTCGACCGTGAGCTGTTCGGCCGGTTCCTTCATTTCGGTTTGCCGGGCGGGGTCCAGTTCTTCCTGGACATGTTCGCCATCTCCTTTTTCGTCTTTATCGTCGGCAGGTTCGGACCGGTGGAGCTGGCCTCCACCAGCGCGGTCTTCTCCATCTACAACCTGGCCTTCCTGCCGACCATCGGCATGCACGTGGCGGCAAGCATCATGGTCGGCCTGGCCATGGGCGACAACAATCCGAACCGGGCCGCTTTCTCCACCCATTCGGTCCTGCATCTGGCCCTGGCCTACATGGGGGTCATGGCGGTGGTCTTCTGGTTCATGCCCGAGTTCCTGCTCAACCTGTTCCGGCCCCGGGACGCGGCCGGGGCCGACTTCGACGCGGTTTTGATCATGGGCGAAGTGCTCATGCGTTACTGTTCGGTCTTCACCCTGCTGGACGCCGTTGCCATCGTATACATGGGCGGGCTCAAGGGCGCGGGCGACACCCGGTTCATCATGGCCGTCATGGGCGCCTCCTCCATCGTCTGCATCGTCATCCCCCTGCTGGTGCTCAACGGGCTGAGCGTGACCAGCATCCACGGTCCGTGGATATTTCTGCTCGTCTACGTGATGATCCTGGCTTCGACCTTTACCTACCGGTTCACCAGGGGGCCCTGGCGGCGCATCGACCTCATCGGGCGCGACAAGCCCGAAAGGAGTTGA
- a CDS encoding MarR family winged helix-turn-helix transcriptional regulator, producing MDFKTDYLFFADMARFNRLYAKGLSKRLSSYGVRPGYLEILFRLWEQDGITQKSLHKGIDVEQATLSNTLKRMERDGLLLRQRNPKDRRQSLIVLTDTGAGLRKLVQTAIDDLQSAVNARLSVTDRRYFRRILKQMNEHLFADQDDATLVLLDEVDETEPVPLMLTDEIER from the coding sequence ATGGATTTCAAAACAGACTACCTCTTTTTCGCGGACATGGCCCGGTTCAACCGCCTCTATGCAAAGGGATTGTCCAAGCGGCTTTCCTCATACGGTGTTCGGCCCGGCTACCTTGAGATTCTGTTCCGCCTGTGGGAGCAGGACGGCATTACCCAGAAATCCCTGCACAAGGGCATTGACGTGGAGCAGGCCACTTTATCCAACACGCTCAAGCGCATGGAGCGCGACGGCTTGCTGCTGCGCCAACGCAACCCCAAGGACCGCAGGCAATCCCTTATTGTGCTGACAGATACAGGCGCTGGCCTGCGCAAACTCGTGCAAACGGCCATCGATGACCTGCAATCCGCGGTCAACGCCCGCTTGAGCGTCACCGACCGGCGCTATTTCCGCCGAATCCTGAAGCAGATGAATGAACACCTCTTTGCCGACCAGGACGACGCCACCCTTGTACTGCTCGACGAAGTGGATGAAACGGAACCGGTGCCCTTGATGCTTACGGATGAGATCGAGAGATGA